CACGATGCGGCCGCGGTGCTCGGCAAAATCCGCCGCTGGCGGCCGCGGGCGGTCGCCTTCAACAGCAAGAACGCGGCCCAATTGACGCTCGGCCGCAAGGTCGCCTACGGGCGCCAGGCGGATGCCATCGGTGGCTCTTCGGTGTTCGTCCTGCCGTCGACCTCGGGCCGTGCTGTGGCCTATTGGGATCTCGGCCCGTGGCGGGAGGTGGCCCAATTCATTGGACGCGATCTAACCGGCTAAATTCAATTGACAGGTTTAGCCGCCGCGTGACAGATAGCCGGCGATGCGCATCGTCCGCCCGCTGCTCGCCGTGCTTCCCGTCGTCCTCACCGGCGTCCTGTTGCCCACGTCTGCCGCGGTCGCCGCCGCCGACGGGTGGGGAAAAAGTGGACTCTATGTCCTGCAACAATGCCTGAACGCGGTTCAAGTCGGCGCCTTCTACGGCCTGCTGGCGGCCGCCTATGTCCTAATTTACGGCATATGCAACCGCATCAACCTGGCCTTCGGCGCGCTCGCGATGTGGGCCGGCTACATGACCGTCGCCGGGGTCACGATCCTGGCAGCCCTGTCGCCGCTTGGGCTGGCAGCGACTATCGTCTTCGCCGCGCTCTATGCAATTGCCGGCACCGCGGTGCTGGGCTACGGCGTTCAACATAGTGTCGTTCTGCCGCTGATTCGGGCGTCGTCGCTGGCCATGCTGATCGCCACCGTGGGCCTCGCGATCACCCTCGAGGAAGTGGTCCGCCTGGCGAGGGACAGCCGCGAGCGCTGGCTACAGCCGCTGCTCGGCGACCCGATCCGGCTCTTGGAGGCGGATGGTTTTTCGATCACCATTACGCCGATGCGGGCTGTGATTTTGGTCGCCTCGCTGGTCCTGTCGGCGGCGTTGATCGGCTTGGTGTCGCGTCACCGGTTCGGCCGGATATGGCGCGCCTGCTCGCAGGATCTCGGCATGGCCGAGCTTTGCGGCATCAATATCAACGTCGTGCTGGCGGTGGTCTTTTTGCTCTCGGCCTCCTATGCCGGTGCCGCTGGGGCCATTATCGCGCTCTACTACGGCAATGTCAGTTTCTACATGGGCACGGTGCTCGGCCTGAAGACGCTTCTGGCCGCCGTCGTCGGCGGGCTCGGGTCG
The sequence above is a segment of the Alphaproteobacteria bacterium genome. Coding sequences within it:
- a CDS encoding branched-chain amino acid ABC transporter permease, which produces MRIVRPLLAVLPVVLTGVLLPTSAAVAAADGWGKSGLYVLQQCLNAVQVGAFYGLLAAAYVLIYGICNRINLAFGALAMWAGYMTVAGVTILAALSPLGLAATIVFAALYAIAGTAVLGYGVQHSVVLPLIRASSLAMLIATVGLAITLEEVVRLARDSRERWLQPLLGDPIRLLEADGFSITITPMRAVILVASLVLSAALIGLVSRHRFGRIWRACSQDLGMAELCGININVVLAVVFLLSASYAGAAGAIIALYYGNVSFYMGTVLGLKTLLAAVVGGLGSVTGAVAGGFLLGALESFWSAYFSGDYRDVAVFGVLMGLMIWRPNGLLTPTTRPDHDRG
- a CDS encoding mismatch-specific DNA-glycosylase — encoded protein: MAASAESARRGAYYAHPGNRFWPTLAAVGLTPRRLAPEEFDLLPGFGIGLTDVCKAQSGADHELDRANHDAAAVLGKIRRWRPRAVAFNSKNAAQLTLGRKVAYGRQADAIGGSSVFVLPSTSGRAVAYWDLGPWREVAQFIGRDLTG